One genomic segment of Amycolatopsis sp. WQ 127309 includes these proteins:
- a CDS encoding roadblock/LC7 domain-containing protein: MTSPSSAQPTQNQFGWLVNDFAERVPGVAHAVVVSADGLLLSASNRLPLDRADQLAAVASGLVSLTQGAARCFEAGAVNETVVEMELGIMVLMSISDGSCLAVLAAPNCDIGQVAYEMTMLVDRVGQILTPELRAQLQGSGGSLIGEPVG, encoded by the coding sequence ATGACCTCGCCGAGTAGCGCTCAGCCGACGCAGAATCAGTTCGGCTGGCTGGTCAACGACTTCGCCGAGCGAGTACCCGGCGTGGCGCACGCGGTGGTCGTCTCGGCGGACGGCCTGCTGCTGTCCGCGTCGAACCGGCTTCCGCTCGACCGGGCCGACCAGCTCGCCGCGGTCGCGTCGGGACTGGTCAGCCTGACTCAGGGCGCCGCACGGTGCTTCGAGGCCGGCGCGGTGAACGAGACGGTGGTGGAGATGGAGCTGGGGATCATGGTGCTGATGTCGATCAGCGACGGATCATGCCTGGCCGTGCTCGCCGCCCCCAACTGCGACATCGGCCAGGTCGCGTACGAAATGACGATGCTCGTCGACCGGGTCGGCCAGATCCTGACCCCGGAGCTGCGCGCCCAGCTCCAGGGTTCGGGTGGGTCCCTGATCGGCGAACCGGTGGGATGA
- a CDS encoding DUF742 domain-containing protein translates to MSTGSGSAGEPPEAEAPGHGGDGTFADVFNGFSLDSGRARRKRKKGKESPPPPAAGAHAAAEPPAPPAPSADQGDRVTSLVSPPGSTDSDGPRPGGLFDPGPPSGEFVMPAVFEQAPSPEDQTAIVRPYALTGGRTRANYALELETLVSARDYATGGFPEVAAEQIECVSIMEECRTPRSVAEIVSVMRLPLGVARVLISDAADAGLVTVHKTITGNDGAEAHLVLMERVLSGLRRL, encoded by the coding sequence ATGAGCACGGGGTCCGGATCTGCCGGCGAACCCCCGGAGGCGGAGGCCCCCGGTCATGGAGGCGACGGCACTTTTGCCGACGTCTTCAACGGGTTCTCCCTGGATTCCGGCCGTGCCCGCCGGAAGCGCAAGAAGGGCAAGGAGTCCCCGCCACCCCCGGCCGCCGGTGCGCACGCGGCCGCGGAACCGCCGGCGCCACCAGCGCCGTCGGCCGACCAAGGAGATCGAGTGACCTCTTTAGTCTCTCCACCCGGCAGTACCGACTCGGACGGCCCCCGACCAGGGGGTTTGTTCGATCCGGGCCCACCCAGCGGCGAGTTCGTGATGCCCGCGGTGTTCGAGCAGGCGCCCTCTCCCGAGGATCAGACGGCGATTGTCCGGCCCTACGCGTTGACCGGCGGACGCACTCGGGCAAACTACGCCCTGGAGCTGGAGACATTGGTCTCCGCGAGGGACTACGCTACCGGTGGCTTCCCCGAGGTTGCCGCGGAGCAGATCGAGTGCGTCTCGATCATGGAAGAGTGCCGGACCCCCCGTTCGGTCGCCGAGATCGTGTCGGTGATGCGGCTGCCTCTGGGCGTGGCCCGGGTGCTGATCAGCGACGCGGCGGACGCGGGGCTGGTCACGGTGCACAAGACGATAACGGGCAATGACGGCGCCGAGGCACATCTGGTGTTGATGGAAAGGGTTTTGAGTGGACTCCGTCGGCTTTAA
- a CDS encoding ATP/GTP-binding protein — MTSAKIVVAGGFGAGKTTFVGSVSEIVPLTTEAMMTDASRGIDNLDQTPNKSTTTVAMDFGRVSLDADLILYLFGTPGQQRFWFMWDDLVRGAIGAVILADTRRLADSFAPIDFFEDRGLPYIVGVNTFDGVLEHDINDVREALSIDPNIPIVRCDARDRESTKQTLITLVEYAMRQWIALRAANAR, encoded by the coding sequence ATGACATCCGCCAAGATCGTGGTGGCGGGCGGCTTCGGCGCGGGGAAGACGACGTTCGTCGGGTCGGTGTCGGAGATCGTTCCGCTCACCACCGAGGCGATGATGACCGACGCGAGCCGCGGCATCGACAACCTCGACCAGACGCCGAACAAGTCGACGACCACCGTCGCGATGGACTTCGGCCGGGTGTCGCTGGACGCGGACCTGATCCTCTACCTGTTCGGCACGCCCGGGCAGCAGCGGTTCTGGTTCATGTGGGACGACCTGGTCCGCGGCGCCATCGGCGCGGTGATCCTGGCCGACACCCGCAGGCTGGCGGACTCGTTCGCGCCGATCGACTTCTTCGAGGACCGCGGTCTGCCCTACATCGTCGGCGTGAACACGTTCGACGGCGTACTGGAGCACGACATCAACGACGTCCGCGAGGCGCTGTCGATCGACCCGAACATCCCGATCGTCCGCTGTGACGCCCGGGACCGGGAGTCGACGAAGCAGACGTTGATCACGCTGGTCGAGTACGCGATGCGGCAGTGGATCGCGCTGCGGGCGGCCAACGCGCGCTGA
- a CDS encoding DUF899 domain-containing protein encodes MTAIVSPQEWQAARDALLVKEKEHMKAADALAAERRRLPMVRFDATYPFDGADGKVSLLDLFEGRRQLIVYHFMLHPGDEAGCPGCSLLVDNLPHLAHLHARDVTFKVVAPATLPEIERYRTRMGWDVPWVSAHGTSFTEDCGVGAGFGVSVFLREGDDVFRTYFTTGRGGEVFLASHSYLDVTPLGRQEAWEEESRGDDAPSSWWRRHDEY; translated from the coding sequence ATGACCGCGATCGTCTCCCCGCAGGAATGGCAGGCCGCGCGCGACGCGCTCCTGGTCAAGGAGAAGGAGCACATGAAGGCGGCCGACGCCCTCGCCGCCGAACGCCGCCGACTGCCGATGGTCCGCTTCGACGCGACCTACCCCTTCGACGGCGCCGACGGGAAGGTCAGCCTGCTCGACCTCTTCGAGGGCCGCCGCCAGCTGATCGTCTACCACTTCATGCTGCACCCGGGCGACGAAGCGGGCTGCCCGGGCTGCTCGCTGCTGGTCGACAACCTGCCGCACCTGGCGCACCTGCACGCCCGCGACGTCACGTTCAAGGTGGTCGCGCCCGCGACGCTGCCCGAGATCGAGCGGTACCGGACGCGCATGGGCTGGGACGTGCCGTGGGTGTCCGCACACGGCACGAGCTTCACCGAGGACTGCGGGGTCGGCGCGGGCTTCGGCGTCAGCGTCTTCCTGCGCGAGGGCGACGACGTCTTCCGCACGTACTTCACCACCGGCCGCGGCGGCGAGGTGTTCCTGGCGTCGCACAGCTACCTCGACGTCACCCCGCTCGGCCGGCAGGAGGCCTGGGAAGAAGAGAGCCGCGGCGACGACGCGCCCAGCTCCTGGTGGCGCCGCCACGACGAATACTGA
- a CDS encoding helix-turn-helix transcriptional regulator encodes MTTATDHLSRTFSALADPTRRAILARLSSGEATVNELAGPLPMSLPAVSRHLKVLEQAGLITRGRTRQWRPCRLEGKPLEDVADWVAAYRRFWEGGFDRLDEHLRELQRGAGSA; translated from the coding sequence ATGACGACTGCCACCGATCACCTGAGCCGCACGTTCTCGGCGCTCGCCGACCCGACGCGGCGCGCCATCCTCGCCCGGCTTTCCTCCGGCGAGGCGACGGTCAACGAGCTCGCCGGGCCGCTGCCGATGAGCCTGCCCGCGGTGTCCCGGCACCTGAAGGTGCTGGAGCAAGCCGGGCTGATCACCCGCGGCCGCACCCGCCAGTGGCGGCCCTGCCGGCTGGAGGGGAAACCCCTGGAGGACGTCGCCGACTGGGTGGCCGCCTACCGCCGGTTCTGGGAGGGCGGCTTCGACCGCCTCGACGAGCACCTGCGAGAACTGCAGCGAGGAGCCGGCAGTGCCTGA
- the icmF gene encoding fused isobutyryl-CoA mutase/GTPase IcmF, with the protein MSSELYRPAHPVRFVTASSLFDGHDASINIMRRILQSQGAEVVHLGHNRSVDEVATAAIAEDVQGVAISAYQGGHVEYFSYLVELLRERGAGHIKVFGGGGGVIVREEIDLLHSRGVARIFSPEDGYEMGLPGMINMMIKACDVDLAADGPALDKVLSGDVAALSRVITQLQAERLAGDVLSGITEAAAKREVPVLGITGTGGSGKSSLTDELIRRFRLDQEDKLRIAVLAVDPSRRKGGGALLGDRIRMNCLDGSPVYFRSLATRTTSGEIPAGLSESILACKAAGFDLVIVETPGIGQGDAGIVDFVDQSLYVMTPEFGAASQLEKIDMLDFADVVAINKFERRGAEDARRDVARQLVRNREAFESGPDDMPVYGTSAAKFNDDGVTALYQQLRGLLAERGLTVSAGTLPQVEGKVSTDASTVIPGTRARYLADIAETVRGYHATTEKQVAAIRKHEALTTAREELSKVDASTDALDGLLATAKSDVDGEATQLLERFRALAEDYRQDELVVKIRDKELRTQLWRDTLSGNRVPRVALPRYAESGELLSFLRRENLPGYFPYTAGVFPFKRDGEDPARMFAGEGDAFRTNRRFKMLSADSEAKRLSTAFDSVTLYGHDPHTRPDIYGKVGTSGVSIATLEDMKVLYDGFDLTAPNTSVSMTINGPAPTILAYFLNTAIDQRVEAFKAEHGREPSEDEAAELREWALKNVRGTVQADILKEDQGQNTCIFSTEFSLRMMADIQEWFIGHGVRNFYSVSISGYHIAEAGANPISQLAFTLSNGFTYVESYLARGMDINDFAPNLSFFFSNGMDAEYTVLGRVARRIWAVAMKERYGANERSQKLKYHVQTSGRSLHAQEMSFNDIRTTLQALCALYDNANSLHTNAFDEAVTTPSESSVRRAMAIQMIINKEWGLSKNENPLQGSFVVDELTDLVEEAVLVEFDRISERGGVLGAMETGYQRGKIQDESILYERKKHDGSLPIIGVNTFRNPRAGEDDIEVELARATEDEKKSQLDRLSDFQHRHKEDAQQALKALREAATRGGNLFGVLMDAARVCSLGQITEAFFEVGGQYRRNV; encoded by the coding sequence ATGAGCAGTGAGCTGTACCGCCCCGCGCACCCCGTCCGGTTCGTCACGGCGTCGAGCCTGTTCGACGGCCACGACGCGTCGATCAACATCATGCGGCGGATCCTGCAGTCGCAGGGTGCGGAGGTCGTGCACCTCGGCCACAACCGGTCGGTCGACGAGGTGGCCACCGCCGCCATCGCCGAGGACGTCCAGGGTGTCGCCATCTCGGCCTACCAGGGCGGGCACGTCGAGTACTTCTCGTACCTGGTCGAGCTGCTGCGCGAGCGCGGCGCCGGCCACATCAAGGTCTTCGGCGGCGGCGGCGGGGTGATCGTGCGCGAGGAGATCGACCTGCTCCACTCGCGCGGCGTCGCCCGGATCTTCTCGCCCGAAGACGGCTACGAGATGGGCCTGCCGGGCATGATCAACATGATGATCAAGGCCTGCGACGTCGATCTGGCGGCCGACGGCCCGGCCCTCGACAAGGTCCTGTCCGGCGACGTCGCCGCGCTCTCCCGCGTCATCACGCAGCTGCAGGCCGAGCGCCTGGCCGGCGACGTGCTGAGCGGGATCACCGAAGCCGCGGCCAAGCGGGAGGTGCCAGTCCTCGGCATCACCGGCACCGGCGGCTCGGGCAAGTCGTCGCTCACCGACGAGCTGATCCGGCGCTTCCGGCTGGACCAAGAGGACAAGCTGCGGATCGCGGTGCTCGCGGTCGACCCGTCGCGGCGCAAGGGCGGCGGCGCGCTGCTCGGCGACCGCATCCGGATGAACTGCCTCGACGGCTCCCCGGTGTACTTCCGCTCGCTAGCCACCCGGACGACGTCCGGCGAGATCCCGGCCGGCCTGAGCGAGTCCATCCTGGCGTGCAAGGCCGCCGGGTTCGACCTGGTGATCGTCGAGACGCCCGGCATCGGCCAGGGAGACGCCGGGATCGTCGACTTCGTGGACCAGTCGCTGTACGTGATGACGCCGGAGTTCGGCGCCGCGTCGCAGCTGGAGAAGATCGACATGCTCGACTTCGCCGACGTCGTCGCGATCAACAAGTTCGAGCGCCGCGGCGCCGAGGACGCCCGCCGTGACGTCGCCCGCCAGCTGGTGCGCAACCGCGAGGCGTTCGAGTCCGGCCCGGACGACATGCCGGTGTACGGCACGAGCGCGGCGAAGTTCAACGACGACGGCGTCACCGCGCTGTACCAGCAGCTGCGTGGCCTGCTCGCCGAGCGCGGCCTGACCGTCTCGGCCGGGACGTTGCCGCAGGTCGAAGGCAAGGTGTCGACGGACGCGAGCACGGTCATCCCGGGCACCAGGGCTCGCTACCTGGCCGACATCGCCGAGACCGTCCGCGGGTACCACGCGACGACGGAGAAGCAGGTCGCGGCGATCCGCAAGCACGAAGCGCTGACGACCGCCCGCGAAGAACTGTCCAAGGTGGACGCGTCGACCGACGCCCTCGACGGGCTGCTCGCCACCGCGAAGTCCGATGTGGACGGCGAAGCGACCCAGCTGCTCGAACGCTTCCGCGCGCTGGCCGAGGACTACCGCCAGGACGAGCTGGTCGTGAAGATCCGCGACAAGGAGCTGCGCACCCAGCTGTGGCGCGACACGCTGTCCGGCAACCGCGTCCCGCGCGTCGCCCTGCCGCGGTACGCCGAGTCGGGCGAGCTGCTGTCCTTCCTGCGCCGGGAGAACCTGCCCGGCTACTTCCCTTACACCGCCGGAGTTTTCCCGTTCAAGCGCGACGGTGAGGACCCGGCGCGGATGTTCGCCGGCGAGGGTGACGCGTTCCGCACCAACCGCCGGTTCAAGATGCTCTCGGCCGACTCCGAGGCCAAGCGCCTCTCGACCGCGTTCGACTCGGTGACGCTCTACGGCCACGACCCGCACACCCGCCCCGACATCTACGGCAAGGTCGGCACGTCGGGCGTGTCCATCGCGACGCTCGAAGACATGAAGGTCCTCTACGACGGCTTCGACCTGACCGCGCCGAACACGTCGGTGTCGATGACGATCAACGGCCCGGCGCCGACGATCCTGGCCTACTTCCTCAACACCGCGATCGACCAGCGCGTCGAGGCGTTCAAGGCCGAGCACGGGCGCGAGCCGTCCGAGGACGAGGCCGCCGAGCTGCGCGAGTGGGCGCTGAAGAACGTGCGCGGCACGGTGCAGGCCGACATCCTCAAGGAGGACCAGGGCCAGAACACCTGCATCTTCTCCACCGAGTTCAGCCTCCGGATGATGGCCGACATCCAGGAGTGGTTCATCGGACACGGCGTCCGCAACTTCTACTCGGTGTCGATCTCCGGCTACCACATCGCCGAGGCCGGGGCGAACCCGATCTCGCAGCTGGCGTTCACGCTGTCCAACGGCTTCACCTACGTCGAGTCGTACCTGGCGCGCGGCATGGACATCAACGACTTCGCACCGAACCTGTCGTTCTTCTTCTCCAACGGCATGGACGCCGAGTACACGGTGCTCGGCCGGGTGGCGCGGCGGATCTGGGCCGTGGCCATGAAGGAGCGCTACGGCGCGAACGAGCGGTCGCAGAAGCTCAAGTACCACGTGCAGACGTCCGGGCGGTCGCTGCACGCGCAGGAGATGAGCTTCAACGACATCCGCACCACGCTGCAGGCGCTGTGCGCGCTCTACGACAACGCGAACTCACTGCACACCAACGCGTTCGACGAGGCGGTCACGACGCCGTCGGAGTCGTCGGTGCGCCGCGCGATGGCCATCCAGATGATCATCAACAAGGAGTGGGGCCTGTCGAAGAACGAGAACCCGCTGCAGGGTTCGTTCGTCGTCGACGAGCTGACCGACCTGGTCGAGGAAGCGGTGCTGGTCGAGTTCGACCGCATCTCCGAGCGTGGCGGCGTGCTCGGCGCGATGGAGACCGGTTACCAGCGCGGCAAGATCCAGGACGAGTCGATCCTGTACGAGCGCAAGAAGCACGACGGCTCGCTGCCGATCATCGGCGTCAACACGTTCCGCAACCCGCGTGCGGGCGAGGACGACATCGAGGTCGAGCTGGCCCGCGCGACCGAGGACGAGAAGAAGTCCCAGCTGGACCGGCTGTCGGACTTCCAGCACCGCCACAAGGAAGACGCCCAGCAGGCCCTCAAGGCCCTGCGCGAGGCGGCCACCCGCGGCGGCAACCTGTTCGGCGTCCTGATGGACGCGGCCCGCGTCTGTTCGCTGGGCCAGATCACGGAAGCGTTCTTCGAGGTCGGCGGCCAGTACCGCCGCAACGTCTAG
- a CDS encoding class I SAM-dependent methyltransferase, protein MTNPGTSAEDLDFEQAYRGATPIGRKMPWDLGAPQPLVVALADAGGFTGEVLDIGCGLGDNSGFLASRGLSVTGLDGAPSAVEQARTRAPGVTFAVADATKLEGYEGRFDTVLDSALYHCLNEDARRAYLAALTRATRPGARLHLFCFSQEVPNAFPAPYLISEANLRETVGKDWTIERLEPAVYTTAFDARELQASVQAFLDPSADTSALATLDTDADGRVLVPVWQLTAVRG, encoded by the coding sequence ATGACGAATCCGGGCACGAGCGCCGAAGATCTCGACTTCGAGCAGGCCTACCGCGGCGCCACCCCGATCGGGCGGAAGATGCCGTGGGACCTCGGCGCGCCGCAGCCGCTGGTGGTCGCGCTGGCCGACGCCGGCGGGTTCACCGGCGAGGTGCTCGACATCGGCTGCGGGCTCGGCGACAACTCCGGGTTCCTCGCTTCGCGCGGGCTGAGCGTCACCGGATTGGATGGCGCGCCGTCGGCCGTCGAGCAGGCCCGCACCCGCGCCCCGGGAGTGACCTTCGCCGTGGCCGACGCGACGAAGCTCGAAGGCTACGAAGGCCGCTTCGACACGGTGCTCGACAGCGCGCTCTACCACTGCCTGAACGAGGACGCGCGGCGCGCGTACCTGGCCGCGCTGACCCGCGCGACCCGGCCCGGCGCGCGGCTGCACCTCTTCTGCTTCTCCCAGGAGGTGCCGAACGCGTTCCCGGCGCCGTACCTGATCAGCGAGGCCAACCTGCGCGAGACCGTCGGCAAGGACTGGACGATCGAGCGGCTCGAACCCGCCGTCTACACAACAGCGTTCGACGCGCGGGAGCTGCAGGCCAGCGTCCAGGCGTTCCTCGACCCCTCGGCCGACACGTCCGCACTGGCCACCCTGGACACCGACGCGGACGGGCGGGTACTGGTACCGGTCTGGCAGCTGACGGCGGTGCGCGGCTGA
- a CDS encoding LLM class F420-dependent oxidoreductase has translation MKFGISTFVTDEGIRPDVLGAALEERGFDSLFLAEHSHIPTSRESPYPAPGGLPEKYKRTLDPFVALTAAATATSELLLGTGIALLIQRDVIHTAKEVASLDLISDGRVLFGVGVGWNREEMANHGTDPKTRGALIDEQLAALKEIWTKDEAEFHGKYVDFDPIFAWPKPVHKPHPPIYIGGESEAAIQRLIKYGDGWLLRGNLHFDEAKKVRERLNAEGREDVQFAVFGGDPKAKVIDGFRDAGTERYTFMLETMPEAETLKALDELAEVAAAHR, from the coding sequence ATGAAATTCGGGATCTCGACGTTCGTGACCGACGAGGGCATCCGGCCGGACGTGCTGGGCGCCGCACTGGAAGAACGCGGCTTCGACTCGCTGTTCCTGGCCGAGCACTCGCACATCCCCACGAGCCGGGAAAGTCCGTACCCGGCGCCGGGCGGGCTGCCGGAGAAGTACAAGCGCACGCTCGACCCGTTCGTGGCGCTCACCGCGGCCGCCACCGCGACGTCCGAGCTGCTGCTCGGCACCGGCATCGCGCTGCTGATCCAGCGTGACGTGATCCACACCGCCAAGGAGGTCGCCTCCCTCGACCTGATCTCCGACGGCCGCGTGCTGTTCGGCGTCGGCGTCGGCTGGAACCGCGAGGAGATGGCCAACCACGGCACCGATCCGAAGACCCGCGGCGCGCTGATCGACGAGCAGCTGGCCGCGCTCAAGGAGATCTGGACGAAGGACGAGGCCGAGTTCCACGGCAAGTACGTCGACTTCGATCCGATCTTCGCCTGGCCCAAGCCGGTGCACAAGCCGCACCCGCCGATCTACATCGGCGGCGAGAGCGAGGCCGCGATCCAGCGGCTGATCAAGTACGGCGACGGCTGGCTGCTGCGCGGGAACCTGCACTTCGACGAGGCCAAGAAGGTGCGCGAGCGGCTGAACGCCGAAGGCCGTGAGGACGTCCAGTTCGCTGTCTTCGGCGGCGACCCGAAGGCCAAGGTGATCGACGGCTTCCGCGACGCGGGCACCGAGCGCTACACGTTCATGCTGGAGACCATGCCGGAGGCCGAGACGCTCAAGGCGCTCGACGAGCTCGCCGAGGTGGCGGCGGCGCACCGGTGA
- a CDS encoding TIGR03557 family F420-dependent LLM class oxidoreductase: MSEVQIGLAAALEQFSPRESIRLAKAAEEQGFSGQMAADHFQPWVPQQGEASFVWSVLASLAENTTGDLGPGVTCPSFRLHPAMVAQAAATLEATYPGRTWLGIGSGEALNEHIVGGYWPEAPERVRRMFEALEIIRKLFTGKDVKHSGEFFKLHNTRLWTLPDGPPPPIYIASAGPYTSRKTGELADGLITPGASIDKLAGIVDNFNQGAKKAGKDPDSMPKLLQVHLSWAEDDETAWANALDQWPNGGMKFPKADVRSPFDFAQMAKLVRREDFEGRMVVSSDPDVHRAALQKYVDAGFNRIYIHNVGRNQDEFLSTFGKEVLPKLNA; the protein is encoded by the coding sequence GTGAGTGAAGTGCAAATCGGTCTCGCCGCGGCGCTGGAGCAGTTCTCGCCGCGGGAGTCGATCCGGCTGGCGAAGGCGGCCGAGGAGCAGGGGTTCTCCGGCCAGATGGCCGCCGACCACTTCCAGCCGTGGGTGCCCCAGCAGGGTGAGGCCTCGTTCGTGTGGAGCGTGCTGGCGTCGCTGGCCGAGAACACGACCGGTGACCTCGGCCCGGGCGTGACGTGCCCGTCGTTCCGGCTGCACCCGGCGATGGTGGCGCAGGCCGCGGCCACCCTCGAGGCGACCTACCCGGGCCGGACCTGGCTGGGCATCGGGTCCGGCGAGGCCCTCAACGAGCACATCGTCGGCGGCTACTGGCCGGAGGCCCCGGAGCGGGTCCGGCGGATGTTCGAGGCCCTCGAGATCATCCGGAAGCTGTTCACCGGCAAGGACGTCAAGCACTCGGGCGAGTTCTTCAAGCTGCACAACACGCGCTTGTGGACGCTGCCCGACGGCCCGCCGCCGCCCATCTACATCGCCTCCGCGGGGCCGTACACCTCCCGCAAGACCGGTGAGCTGGCCGACGGCCTGATCACGCCCGGCGCGTCCATCGACAAGCTGGCCGGCATCGTGGACAACTTCAACCAGGGCGCGAAGAAGGCCGGCAAGGACCCGGACTCGATGCCGAAGCTGCTGCAGGTGCACCTGTCGTGGGCCGAGGACGACGAGACGGCCTGGGCCAACGCCCTGGACCAGTGGCCCAACGGCGGCATGAAGTTCCCGAAGGCCGACGTCCGCTCGCCGTTCGACTTCGCGCAGATGGCGAAGCTGGTGCGGCGCGAGGACTTCGAGGGCCGCATGGTCGTCTCGAGCGACCCGGACGTGCACCGCGCGGCGCTGCAGAAGTACGTCGACGCCGGCTTCAACCGGATCTACATCCACAACGTGGGCCGCAACCAAGACGAGTTCCTGAGCACCTTCGGCAAGGAAGTCCTCCCGAAGCTCAACGCTTAG
- a CDS encoding maleylpyruvate isomerase family mycothiol-dependent enzyme yields the protein MIPTAGVADAHRHLLRALGGLTDADVGAPTALPGWTRGHVLAHVTDAGRALADLVEHAVRGVLIPLYDPATHDRDGIIEATAGRTADGHRNALREHSERLEVAWSRVADWDQPVNYRDGKLSSTVFARWREVWIHAVDVGAATPADWPGDFCEHAVDFLKERLPHDAIVTGPPRALAAWLSGRDTGDGLTGDLPELGPWPGGRPRSGDAR from the coding sequence GTGATCCCGACGGCGGGGGTCGCCGACGCGCACCGCCACCTCCTCCGTGCCCTTGGCGGCCTGACCGACGCCGACGTCGGCGCACCCACGGCGTTGCCCGGGTGGACGCGCGGGCACGTCCTGGCCCACGTCACGGACGCCGGGCGCGCGCTGGCGGACCTGGTGGAGCACGCCGTGCGCGGGGTGCTGATCCCGCTGTACGACCCGGCGACGCACGACCGCGACGGCATCATCGAGGCGACCGCGGGCCGGACCGCCGACGGACACCGGAACGCCCTGCGCGAGCACTCCGAACGGCTGGAAGTCGCCTGGAGCCGCGTCGCCGACTGGGACCAGCCGGTGAACTACCGCGACGGCAAGCTGTCCAGCACGGTGTTCGCGCGCTGGCGGGAGGTCTGGATCCACGCCGTCGACGTCGGAGCCGCGACGCCGGCCGACTGGCCGGGCGACTTCTGCGAGCACGCCGTGGACTTTCTCAAGGAGCGCCTGCCGCACGACGCGATCGTCACCGGGCCGCCGCGCGCGCTCGCCGCGTGGCTGTCCGGAAGGGACACCGGCGACGGCCTCACCGGCGACCTGCCGGAGCTGGGCCCGTGGCCGGGCGGGCGCCCCCGGAGCGGGGACGCCCGCTGA
- the kstR gene encoding cholesterol catabolism transcriptional regulator KstR, whose translation MPGKAKAPTKARGNGLSAIGADELGSAAQRDRRRRIIDATLALASKGGYDAVQMRAVAEKADVALGTLYRYFPSKIHLLVSGLAREFERAQEKLERQAIPGETPAERLMFVLGRNTRLMQRDPHLTEAMVRAFMFADTSAAAEVEQVGLLMENMFAQAMGITDPTEADRDIFHVVADVWMANLVAWVTRRASAADVANRLELSVHLLLDK comes from the coding sequence ATGCCCGGCAAAGCCAAGGCACCGACCAAGGCGCGCGGTAACGGGCTGAGCGCGATCGGCGCCGACGAGCTCGGTTCGGCCGCCCAGCGCGACCGCCGTCGCCGGATCATCGACGCGACCCTCGCCCTGGCCTCGAAGGGCGGCTACGACGCCGTCCAGATGCGGGCCGTCGCGGAGAAGGCGGACGTCGCCCTCGGCACGCTCTACCGGTACTTCCCGTCGAAGATCCACCTGCTCGTCTCCGGGCTGGCGCGCGAGTTCGAGCGGGCGCAGGAAAAGCTGGAGCGCCAAGCCATCCCGGGTGAGACGCCGGCCGAGCGGCTGATGTTCGTGCTGGGCCGCAACACGCGGCTGATGCAGCGCGACCCGCACCTCACCGAGGCGATGGTGCGCGCGTTCATGTTCGCCGACACGTCCGCCGCGGCCGAGGTGGAGCAGGTCGGCCTGCTGATGGAGAACATGTTCGCCCAGGCGATGGGCATCACCGACCCGACCGAGGCCGACCGCGACATCTTCCACGTCGTCGCGGACGTCTGGATGGCGAACCTGGTGGCCTGGGTGACCCGCCGCGCGTCGGCCGCCGACGTCGCGAACCGCCTCGAACTGTCGGTCCACCTGCTGCTCGACAAGTGA